The proteins below are encoded in one region of Neisseria macacae ATCC 33926:
- a CDS encoding inositol monophosphatase family protein, with amino-acid sequence MLHRLQKVVRHIAQTEVMPRFLNTPSHRKEDGSMLSEADLAAQTAFAAALPLLIDSPMLGEEMSVQEQTTLWKLHAHTDGLWVVDPIDGTNNFVNGLPHFAVSVAFVKNGRAELGIIYNPVSGECFYAERGKGAYLNGTPLPLRTVDKKLSEAIAGVEIKYLRSGKLTSRMSTLAPFGTIRSMGSSTLDWCYLASGRYDVYVHGGQKLWDYAAGALIFEEAGGNLSTLEGDDFWSGEHVFKRSVIAALQPALFERWEKWIRENQ; translated from the coding sequence GTGTTACACCGATTGCAAAAAGTCGTCCGGCACATCGCGCAAACCGAAGTCATGCCGCGCTTCCTGAATACCCCGTCGCACCGCAAAGAAGACGGCTCCATGCTCAGCGAAGCCGACCTTGCCGCCCAAACCGCCTTCGCCGCCGCCCTGCCCTTGTTGATCGACAGCCCCATGCTCGGCGAAGAAATGAGCGTGCAGGAACAAACCACCCTTTGGAAACTGCACGCGCATACCGACGGGCTGTGGGTCGTCGACCCCATAGACGGCACCAACAACTTCGTCAACGGACTGCCCCATTTCGCCGTTTCCGTCGCCTTCGTCAAAAACGGCCGCGCCGAACTCGGCATCATCTATAACCCCGTCAGCGGCGAATGCTTCTACGCCGAACGCGGCAAAGGCGCATACCTCAACGGCACACCACTGCCCCTGCGCACCGTCGACAAAAAACTCAGCGAAGCCATCGCAGGCGTCGAAATCAAATACCTGCGTTCCGGCAAACTCACCAGCCGCATGAGCACGCTCGCCCCCTTCGGCACCATCCGCAGCATGGGCAGCAGCACGCTCGACTGGTGCTACCTCGCCAGCGGACGCTACGACGTTTACGTCCACGGTGGGCAAAAACTGTGGGACTACGCCGCCGGTGCGCTGATTTTCGAAGAAGCAGGCGGCAACCTGTCCACTTTGGAAGGCGACGACTTCTGGAGCGGCGAACATGTTTTCAAACGCTCCGTCATCGCCGCCCTGCAACCCGCCCTGTTCGAGCGTTGGGAAAAATGGATACGGGAGAACCAATAA
- a CDS encoding glycosyltransferase: MNHQAQSPTVSVMIPYYNCKEYIVETIQSVLNQSYQNFEIIIVDDGSDLEHADYLREFLADKPAIRYAVQNNQGVAAARNHAARLAGGKYFLFLDSDDLILPDYIEKCVTVLENNPDCKLVYPLAEYFDAQEGLWNLPDYDGLESLLMGNRFPSSVSMHRAEDFAALGGFDENLTTHEDWDFWIRLLSNGGTVIRIPEVLFRYRKRRDGSSLINRLEQNPDLNREDWQKVYEKNRALFMQHHLGYSDCIQKISLLEQQIQSLSELNLQLREDNTNMQNQNQELQHVMAKLLQQTELSAKQTESLQQQIDMLMQLMVRSQAAEEQSKEQDKQIELLKKQIDTLQQEKQSLEHTIHTLNENRQSFEQTIHGLNENRALLEQHIRQESQRLAKYKGLWTVKVFKPFVKTEQAISSANRYRKGFRLLVREKGSIGKAYQFLRRHYKQTHSIKSVKQLLKMVGSSPVVAQEVLGVQADPIPQTFIQRLTKHAADTLAPKVAIIAELSIPQCKKYRVIQKQEMLEELGIPCSVTSWTDSNEAKKQISLASLVIFYRVPGFDSVMDLIAECRRLNIKTLWDVDDLIFDEDVLKTSSTINSLEPAEREGVINGAKLYRQAMLACDEGIASTSGLAKAMKEAGLETVYVVENALDDETLAAAHSIEGRLKKQEDGLIRIIYGSGTKTHNIDFLEAAPALANILKENPNVRFRIIGYLELPEYFDEVQSQIERIPFCNYTEYLTYLSECDISIAPLENFVFNDAKSNIKYLEASITKVASVCSPRAAFADVIVNGENGFLADSEQQWHEAFDTLIQNPELRDSMAQEAYRTVTETYSPQAIGSTQLAPAIRFESAAKGKTKVLSFNVYYHPQSFGGATIVAEQLNKLLADEEAYEIYAVTTLPMKSWLPPYSVIRYEYGKVTVFGVAVPSEDAAAHENPRFDAAVKDIIELVQPDIAHIHCIQSMGVGMVDICREAGVKTLVTLHDAWWICPNQFMLDENEVFREQWNTEDERSKTIARALAKIDMLLAPSKYFAELHEKTLGRNVLVNKNGVTRPLGQISKRKKDVIRFGYVGGKTKIKGVHLILEAFRKHRFPNTELVVVDNMLNVGARSFFDSDFDGVERFRIEPAYSQDTIDYFFSEIDVLLFPTQWKESFGLTVREAVLRDVWVIATDAGGVSEDIIDGENGTVIPFDSGVEELSRAIAEVCERYQAMDDGAVIELPKSHIRTFAEQKDELAGLYQEILSNQAD, encoded by the coding sequence ATGAATCATCAAGCCCAGTCCCCCACCGTCTCCGTGATGATCCCTTACTACAACTGTAAGGAATACATTGTAGAAACCATCCAGTCCGTCCTTAACCAAAGCTATCAGAATTTTGAAATCATCATTGTTGACGACGGCTCCGACCTGGAACACGCCGATTATTTGAGGGAGTTTCTGGCGGACAAGCCTGCAATACGTTACGCCGTACAAAACAATCAAGGCGTTGCCGCCGCCCGAAACCATGCGGCGCGGCTGGCGGGGGGCAAATACTTCCTGTTTCTCGATTCAGACGACCTCATCCTGCCGGATTACATCGAAAAATGCGTCACAGTTTTGGAAAACAATCCCGACTGCAAGCTGGTGTATCCGTTGGCGGAATATTTCGATGCGCAAGAAGGCTTATGGAATCTGCCGGATTATGACGGTTTGGAAAGCCTGTTGATGGGCAACCGTTTTCCTTCATCCGTCTCCATGCACCGCGCCGAAGATTTTGCCGCCTTGGGTGGGTTTGATGAAAACCTGACGACACATGAAGACTGGGATTTTTGGATACGCCTCTTAAGCAACGGAGGAACCGTTATCCGTATTCCGGAAGTGTTGTTCCGCTACCGCAAACGCCGTGACGGGTCATCACTGATTAACCGCTTGGAGCAAAATCCTGATTTAAACCGCGAAGACTGGCAAAAAGTCTACGAGAAAAACCGCGCGCTGTTTATGCAACATCATTTGGGATATTCCGACTGTATTCAAAAAATATCCTTACTAGAACAACAAATCCAATCTTTATCCGAGCTAAACCTTCAATTGCGAGAAGACAATACCAATATGCAAAATCAAAACCAAGAATTGCAGCATGTAATGGCAAAACTGCTGCAACAAACCGAACTGTCTGCCAAGCAGACCGAGTCTCTACAACAGCAAATCGACATGTTGATGCAGTTGATGGTGCGCAGCCAGGCAGCAGAAGAGCAATCGAAAGAACAAGACAAACAAATCGAACTGCTGAAAAAACAAATCGATACCTTGCAGCAGGAAAAACAGTCGCTCGAACACACCATCCATACCTTGAATGAAAACAGACAATCGTTCGAGCAAACCATACACGGACTCAATGAAAACCGTGCTTTATTGGAGCAGCACATCCGTCAGGAAAGCCAACGATTGGCAAAATACAAAGGGTTGTGGACGGTTAAGGTATTCAAGCCTTTCGTTAAAACCGAACAGGCCATCAGCTCTGCCAACCGCTACCGCAAAGGCTTCCGTCTTTTGGTGCGCGAGAAGGGTAGTATCGGCAAGGCATATCAGTTTTTACGCCGCCATTACAAGCAAACCCATTCGATTAAAAGCGTGAAACAGCTTTTAAAAATGGTCGGTTCTTCGCCTGTTGTTGCACAGGAAGTTCTTGGTGTTCAGGCAGACCCGATTCCGCAAACGTTTATCCAACGGCTGACCAAACACGCTGCCGACACGCTTGCGCCTAAAGTTGCCATCATTGCCGAACTCAGTATTCCGCAATGCAAAAAATACCGCGTCATCCAAAAGCAGGAAATGCTTGAAGAGCTGGGTATTCCTTGTTCCGTGACTTCATGGACGGACAGCAACGAAGCCAAGAAACAGATTTCTTTGGCAAGTTTGGTGATTTTCTACCGCGTTCCCGGTTTTGACAGCGTAATGGATTTAATTGCGGAATGCCGTCGTCTGAACATCAAAACATTATGGGATGTCGATGATTTGATTTTTGACGAAGATGTCCTGAAAACCAGCAGCACCATCAACTCGCTTGAACCGGCAGAAAGAGAAGGCGTGATCAACGGCGCGAAACTTTACCGGCAAGCCATGTTGGCGTGCGACGAAGGTATCGCTTCGACTTCCGGGCTGGCAAAAGCCATGAAGGAAGCAGGTTTGGAAACCGTTTATGTGGTTGAAAACGCGTTGGATGATGAAACGCTGGCAGCGGCACACAGCATCGAGGGTCGTCTGAAAAAACAAGAAGATGGCTTGATTCGGATTATTTACGGTTCGGGCACCAAAACGCACAACATCGACTTTTTGGAAGCCGCTCCCGCGCTTGCCAACATATTGAAAGAAAATCCGAATGTCAGGTTCAGAATCATCGGCTATTTGGAGCTGCCCGAATATTTCGATGAAGTACAAAGCCAAATCGAGCGCATCCCGTTTTGCAACTATACAGAATACCTGACTTATTTGTCCGAATGCGACATCAGCATCGCGCCTTTGGAAAACTTCGTTTTCAACGATGCCAAGAGCAATATCAAATACCTTGAAGCATCGATTACCAAAGTGGCGTCCGTATGTTCGCCAAGGGCGGCTTTCGCCGATGTGATTGTCAATGGTGAAAACGGCTTTCTGGCAGACAGCGAACAGCAATGGCATGAAGCGTTCGACACCCTGATTCAAAATCCCGAGTTGCGCGACAGTATGGCGCAGGAGGCATACCGTACGGTCACGGAAACATACAGCCCGCAAGCCATCGGCAGCACGCAGCTTGCACCTGCCATCCGTTTTGAATCTGCCGCAAAAGGGAAAACCAAAGTCTTATCGTTTAATGTTTACTATCATCCGCAATCATTTGGCGGGGCGACTATTGTTGCCGAGCAACTGAACAAACTGCTTGCCGATGAAGAAGCCTACGAAATATATGCGGTAACGACTTTGCCGATGAAAAGCTGGCTGCCGCCGTACAGCGTCATCCGTTACGAATACGGCAAAGTAACCGTGTTTGGCGTTGCCGTTCCTTCAGAAGATGCAGCCGCCCACGAAAACCCGCGTTTTGATGCGGCTGTCAAAGACATCATCGAACTTGTACAGCCCGACATCGCCCATATCCATTGCATTCAAAGCATGGGCGTCGGTATGGTCGATATTTGTCGGGAAGCTGGTGTCAAAACCCTCGTTACCCTGCATGATGCATGGTGGATTTGTCCGAACCAGTTCATGCTTGACGAAAATGAAGTCTTCCGCGAGCAATGGAATACCGAAGACGAACGGAGCAAAACCATAGCCCGCGCCTTGGCGAAAATCGATATGTTGCTTGCGCCCAGCAAATATTTTGCCGAACTGCATGAAAAAACCTTGGGCAGGAACGTCCTCGTCAACAAAAACGGTGTTACCCGCCCCTTGGGTCAAATATCCAAACGGAAAAAAGACGTTATCCGCTTCGGCTATGTCGGCGGAAAAACCAAAATCAAAGGCGTTCATCTGATTTTAGAAGCCTTCAGGAAACACCGTTTCCCCAATACCGAACTGGTTGTCGTGGACAATATGCTCAATGTCGGCGCACGTTCGTTTTTTGACAGCGATTTCGACGGCGTGGAACGCTTCCGCATCGAACCTGCTTACAGCCAAGACACCATCGACTATTTCTTCTCGGAAATCGATGTTTTGCTGTTCCCGACCCAATGGAAAGAAAGTTTCGGCTTGACGGTTAGGGAAGCAGTGTTGCGTGATGTTTGGGTAATCGCCACGGATGCAGGCGGCGTGTCCGAAGACATTATTGACGGCGAAAACGGCACGGTCATCCCGTTTGACAGCGGCGTGGAAGAGTTGAGCCGTGCCATTGCCGAAGTTTGCGAACGCTATCAAGCGATGGACGACGGCGCTGTCATTGAATTGCCAAAAAGCCATATCCGGACTTTTGCGGAACAAAAAGACGAATTGGCAGGCCTATATCAAGAAATACTGTCGAACCAAGCAGATTGA
- a CDS encoding HAD family hydrolase yields MSRPSVIFIDVDDTLVRSVGSTRIPMPEVIRQVRRLHENGYMLYLWSSGGADYARRSAEELGISECFQAVLPKPNAYIDDQAVHEWRFCTHFLPTNSGQIDG; encoded by the coding sequence ATGAGCAGACCTTCCGTTATTTTCATTGATGTGGACGACACCCTTGTCAGAAGCGTAGGCAGTACGCGCATTCCCATGCCCGAAGTCATCCGCCAAGTCCGCCGCCTGCATGAAAACGGATATATGCTTTACCTCTGGAGCAGCGGAGGAGCCGACTACGCCCGTCGCAGCGCAGAAGAATTGGGCATATCGGAATGTTTCCAAGCAGTTTTACCCAAACCAAACGCCTATATTGACGATCAAGCGGTACATGAATGGCGGTTCTGCACCCACTTCCTTCCTACCAACAGCGGGCAAATCGACGGATAG
- the msbA gene encoding lipid A export permease/ATP-binding protein MsbA, translated as MIEKLTFGLFTQEDSRSFMRLMAYIRPYKVRIIFALIAIFGVAATESYLAAFIAPLVNQGFAPPSAPPELNTAGGIVATLQNWKDQFTYLIWGTPYKVWVVPVFFIFLVIIRGISRFVSTYLLTWVSVMAISHLRRDMFAKMLQLSSKFHQETPSGTVLMNMVQMAESSISNASNVFIVLTRDTMIVIGLVCVLLYLNWQLSLIVALMFPLLSLLSRYYRNRLKDIIASAQQSIGTLNNVVNEVHQGHRVVKLFGGQKKASERFAEVNDTIVRLGKKITQASAARSPFSELIASFALAVVIFIALWQSQQGYTTIGEFMAFIVAMLQMLGPIKNLANISIPMQTMFIASDAVCQFLDTEPEQDKGTKHLKNVSGRLKFENVDVRYHEDGKKALDGFNLDIRQGERVALVGRSGSGKSTVVNLLPRFVEPSSGAIYLDDANIEDIKLDNLRSQFALVSQDVFLFDDTLLENVRYSRPDATEEEVLAALKAANLKDLVESSPYGLNQPIGANGNQLSGGQRQRVAIARAILKDAPILLLDEATSALDNESERLVQQALERLMENRTSIIVAHRLTTVEQADRIIVMDEGHIVEQGTHSELMAQNGYYSMLRNMPKQAAG; from the coding sequence ATGATAGAAAAACTGACCTTCGGCCTGTTTACCCAAGAAGATTCGCGCAGTTTCATGCGCTTGATGGCTTACATCCGTCCTTATAAAGTCCGCATCATTTTTGCATTAATTGCTATCTTCGGCGTCGCCGCCACCGAAAGCTATCTTGCCGCCTTTATTGCCCCCTTGGTCAACCAAGGCTTCGCCCCGCCTTCCGCTCCGCCCGAACTCAATACCGCAGGCGGCATCGTCGCCACGCTGCAAAACTGGAAAGACCAATTTACCTACCTGATTTGGGGTACGCCCTATAAAGTCTGGGTCGTGCCGGTATTTTTTATCTTTTTGGTCATCATTCGAGGCATCAGCCGCTTCGTCAGCACATATCTCTTGACTTGGGTTTCCGTTATGGCAATCAGTCATCTGCGCCGCGATATGTTTGCCAAAATGCTGCAACTCTCTTCCAAATTCCATCAGGAAACCCCTTCCGGCACAGTTTTGATGAACATGGTGCAAATGGCGGAATCATCCATCAGCAACGCCAGTAATGTCTTTATCGTTTTGACCCGCGATACCATGATTGTCATCGGTTTGGTCTGCGTCCTGCTGTATTTGAACTGGCAGCTCAGCCTGATTGTCGCCCTGATGTTCCCGTTGCTGTCTTTACTGTCCCGTTATTACCGCAACCGTCTGAAAGATATCATTGCCAGTGCGCAGCAAAGTATCGGTACGCTCAATAACGTCGTTAACGAAGTCCACCAAGGACACCGCGTGGTCAAACTCTTCGGCGGTCAGAAGAAAGCGTCCGAACGCTTTGCCGAAGTCAATGACACCATTGTCCGTCTCGGTAAAAAAATCACACAAGCCAGCGCGGCGCGTTCTCCGTTCAGCGAGTTGATTGCGTCGTTTGCTTTGGCTGTCGTCATCTTTATCGCCCTTTGGCAGAGTCAGCAAGGCTATACCACCATCGGCGAATTTATGGCATTTATCGTTGCCATGTTGCAAATGCTCGGTCCGATCAAAAACTTGGCGAACATCAGCATCCCCATGCAGACCATGTTTATCGCTTCGGATGCGGTTTGCCAATTCCTAGATACCGAGCCTGAACAAGACAAGGGTACCAAACATCTGAAAAACGTTTCAGGTCGTCTGAAATTCGAAAACGTCGATGTCCGCTACCACGAAGACGGTAAAAAAGCCTTGGACGGCTTCAATCTTGACATCCGCCAAGGTGAACGCGTTGCTTTGGTCGGTCGCTCAGGCAGTGGCAAATCCACCGTCGTCAATCTGCTTCCGCGTTTTGTCGAACCAAGCTCGGGCGCGATTTATTTGGATGATGCCAACATCGAAGACATCAAACTCGACAACCTGCGTTCCCAATTCGCCCTTGTTTCCCAAGATGTTTTCCTGTTTGACGACACTCTTTTGGAAAACGTCCGTTACAGCCGTCCCGATGCCACTGAAGAAGAAGTATTGGCAGCCCTCAAAGCCGCGAATTTGAAAGACTTGGTTGAAAGTTCGCCATACGGCTTGAACCAACCGATAGGCGCAAACGGCAATCAGCTCTCCGGCGGTCAGCGTCAACGCGTCGCCATTGCACGCGCCATTTTGAAAGATGCCCCCATCCTGCTTTTGGACGAAGCCACCAGCGCGCTGGACAATGAATCCGAACGCCTCGTCCAACAAGCCCTCGAACGCCTGATGGAAAACCGCACCAGCATCATCGTCGCCCACCGCCTGACCACCGTCGAACAAGCCGACCGTATCATCGTTATGGATGAAGGCCATATTGTCGAACAAGGCACACACAGTGAGCTGATGGCTCAAAATGGCTATTACTCCATGTTGCGCAATATGCCGAAACAGGCAGCAGGTTGA
- the fabD gene encoding ACP S-malonyltransferase yields MSFAFFFPGQGSQSLNMMDGFAGQSVVKNTFDEASAVLGQDLWAMINGTDAELIGQTVNTQPIMLAAGVAVYRAYLEAGGKTPAVVAGHSLGEYTALVAAGALDFADAVKLVRLRAELMQSAVPQGVGAMAAILGLEDEQVKAICAEAAQGEVVEAVNFNSPGQVVIAGNAAAVERAMNAAKEAGAKRALPLPVSVPSHCSLMKPAAEKLAEALKTVEIKQPQIRVIHNADVAAYDDAEKIKDALVRQLYSPVRWTETVNALVAEGITESAECGPGKVLAGLAKRINKEAVCSALTNSEQVAAFIEAH; encoded by the coding sequence ATGTCTTTTGCATTTTTCTTCCCCGGTCAGGGTTCGCAAAGCCTCAATATGATGGACGGCTTCGCAGGACAATCGGTCGTAAAAAACACCTTCGACGAAGCTTCTGCCGTCTTGGGTCAAGATTTGTGGGCGATGATTAACGGTACGGATGCCGAACTCATCGGACAGACCGTGAATACGCAGCCCATCATGCTGGCCGCAGGCGTTGCCGTTTACCGTGCCTATCTTGAAGCGGGCGGCAAAACGCCTGCCGTCGTTGCCGGCCACAGCCTCGGCGAATACACCGCACTTGTTGCCGCCGGTGCATTGGATTTTGCGGATGCAGTCAAACTCGTCCGCCTGCGCGCCGAACTGATGCAGTCTGCCGTACCGCAAGGCGTAGGTGCGATGGCGGCGATCCTCGGCTTGGAAGATGAACAGGTTAAAGCCATTTGTGCAGAAGCCGCGCAAGGCGAAGTGGTCGAAGCCGTCAACTTCAATTCGCCCGGACAAGTCGTGATTGCGGGCAATGCCGCCGCCGTAGAGCGCGCCATGAATGCAGCCAAAGAAGCGGGAGCCAAACGCGCGCTGCCGCTGCCTGTATCCGTTCCTTCGCACTGCAGCCTGATGAAGCCTGCTGCGGAAAAACTTGCCGAAGCGCTCAAAACCGTCGAAATCAAACAACCGCAAATCCGCGTCATCCATAATGCCGATGTTGCCGCTTACGATGATGCAGAGAAAATCAAAGATGCACTCGTCCGCCAGCTTTACAGCCCTGTACGCTGGACGGAAACCGTCAACGCACTCGTTGCAGAAGGCATTACCGAATCCGCCGAATGCGGACCGGGCAAAGTGTTGGCAGGTTTGGCAAAACGCATCAACAAAGAAGCCGTGTGCAGCGCTTTGACCAATTCCGAACAAGTCGCTGCCTTTATCGAAGCGCATTAA
- a CDS encoding 16S rRNA (uracil(1498)-N(3))-methyltransferase: MSRFYLPDALYAGQVVELPDNVVRHLNVLRVRCGEQVVLFNGNGKAYPARLDVLEKRRACAEVLREEETDNESPLKITLVQSVSSGERMDFTLQKSVELGVIAIQPVISERCVVRLSGERADKRVARWQEIVVSACEQSGRNIVPEVRPLLPYREALKQMSSETTKLLMSLNRAQSLRAVKPFSDDLIFMVGPEGGWTDEEEQLAFEAGFQSVTLGKRILRTETASLAAIAAMQTLWGDFV, from the coding sequence ATGTCCAGATTTTATCTGCCTGATGCTTTATATGCGGGGCAAGTCGTTGAACTGCCTGATAATGTTGTGCGTCATTTGAATGTTTTGCGCGTGCGCTGCGGGGAACAGGTCGTTTTGTTTAACGGCAATGGCAAGGCATATCCCGCGCGTTTGGATGTTTTGGAGAAACGCCGCGCCTGTGCGGAAGTGTTGCGCGAGGAGGAGACGGACAATGAGTCGCCGCTGAAAATCACGCTGGTGCAGTCGGTATCGAGCGGCGAACGTATGGATTTTACTTTGCAGAAAAGCGTGGAGCTGGGCGTGATAGCAATTCAGCCGGTGATCAGCGAACGCTGCGTCGTGCGCCTGAGCGGCGAGCGGGCGGACAAACGGGTGGCGCGTTGGCAGGAAATTGTGGTGTCTGCCTGCGAACAAAGTGGCAGGAATATTGTGCCGGAGGTACGCCCGCTGCTGCCTTACCGCGAGGCTTTGAAACAGATGTCGTCTGAAACGACCAAGCTGTTGATGAGTTTGAACCGCGCCCAGAGTTTGCGTGCCGTCAAGCCGTTTTCAGACGACCTGATTTTTATGGTGGGGCCGGAAGGCGGCTGGACGGACGAGGAGGAGCAGTTGGCGTTTGAGGCAGGATTCCAGTCGGTAACGCTGGGCAAGAGGATTCTGCGGACGGAAACCGCTTCGCTGGCGGCGATTGCGGCGATGCAGACGCTTTGGGGGGATTTTGTGTAA
- a CDS encoding DUF1294 domain-containing protein, whose translation MNHNKHYGTIAHWFGEMSRGSIICDESSQRIFANRQSLHPDYQEPETGHRVSFQIETENNRAVARDVERVNPGYKNNDSAVITLTDWDWSKNGGYGMDVSNEGQPVFVLGQFLADQTRTPRAGDRLEGTLRRHPNGQWLLVNAVIRSTPESEPEPESIHAAPAQKAQGQTVHFFRPEHGPKVEVKIEQPLVAETRYPAPKSAQKNLLPPNQVMSGTITTWDDAKGYGFIRFGDESQNIFFHISAYHYNTCRPQTGQRVSFYCNRPIEGNRQQAVKVVRLGDEAFLFDELPPDYNRLNIDMQALLINSVIAVVFLTVVAVLSNKLFFIYVLISITAFILYQQDKQTAMESARKIRRKNEYQNRIPENKLHAFSLLGGWPGALVARAAFRHKTKKVPFVQIFWLTVAINVAITYALLIHYADNPLTNFLKN comes from the coding sequence ATGAACCATAATAAACATTACGGGACAATAGCCCATTGGTTCGGGGAAATGAGCCGCGGCTCCATTATTTGCGACGAATCTTCGCAACGCATCTTTGCCAACCGCCAATCCCTCCACCCCGATTATCAAGAACCTGAAACCGGACACCGTGTCAGCTTTCAAATAGAAACGGAAAACAACCGCGCCGTCGCAAGGGATGTCGAGCGCGTCAATCCGGGTTATAAAAACAATGACAGCGCGGTCATTACGCTGACCGACTGGGATTGGTCGAAGAATGGTGGTTATGGAATGGACGTTTCAAATGAAGGGCAGCCGGTCTTTGTGTTGGGACAGTTTCTTGCCGACCAAACCCGTACGCCTAGGGCGGGTGACCGCCTTGAAGGCACGCTCCGCCGCCATCCCAACGGACAATGGCTGCTGGTCAATGCCGTTATCCGCAGTACGCCTGAGTCCGAACCCGAGCCTGAATCGATACACGCTGCGCCCGCCCAAAAAGCGCAAGGTCAAACCGTACACTTTTTCCGTCCGGAGCACGGTCCTAAAGTTGAAGTCAAAATCGAGCAGCCGTTGGTTGCCGAAACCCGCTATCCCGCTCCGAAATCCGCTCAAAAGAATCTGTTGCCGCCCAATCAGGTCATGAGCGGTACGATTACCACATGGGACGATGCCAAAGGCTACGGCTTTATCCGTTTCGGCGACGAATCCCAAAATATTTTCTTCCACATCAGTGCGTACCATTACAATACCTGCCGTCCGCAAACAGGACAGCGCGTCAGTTTCTACTGTAACCGCCCGATAGAAGGCAACCGCCAACAAGCCGTCAAGGTTGTCCGGTTGGGCGACGAAGCATTCCTGTTTGACGAATTGCCACCCGACTACAACAGGCTCAATATCGATATGCAGGCACTCCTGATCAACAGCGTTATCGCCGTCGTTTTCCTGACCGTTGTCGCCGTACTTTCCAATAAACTGTTTTTCATTTACGTCCTTATCAGTATCACCGCCTTCATCCTCTATCAACAGGACAAGCAGACGGCGATGGAGTCCGCGCGCAAAATCAGACGTAAAAACGAATACCAAAACCGTATCCCAGAAAACAAACTGCACGCATTCAGCCTGCTGGGCGGCTGGCCCGGCGCATTGGTTGCGCGCGCCGCGTTCCGCCACAAAACCAAGAAAGTTCCTTTTGTTCAGATTTTCTGGCTGACAGTGGCAATAAATGTTGCCATTACCTATGCCCTGCTGATACATTACGCCGATAATCCTCTGACGAATTTTCTGAAAAACTAA
- a CDS encoding beta-ketoacyl-ACP synthase III translates to MQYAKILGTGSYLPANRVSNDDLAKKVDTSDEWITTRTGIKFRHIADEGEKTSDLAAEASRRALVAAGVTADEIDLIIVATATPDMQFPSTATIVQQKLGIANGCPAFDVQAVCAGFMYALSTANAYIKSGMAKKALVIGAETFSRIVDWNDRTTCVLFGDGAGAVVLGASDEAGIIHSKLKADGNYLDLLNVPGQIANGQVCGSPYITMDGPGVFKFAVKMLAKIADEVISEAGYTPDQIDWLVPHQANKRIIDSTAKHLGLDMEKVILTVQEHGNTSAASIPLALDVGIQNGQIKRGQNLLLEGIGGGFAWGAVLVKY, encoded by the coding sequence ATGCAATACGCCAAAATTTTAGGTACCGGCAGCTATCTTCCCGCCAACCGCGTCAGCAACGACGATTTGGCGAAAAAAGTCGATACGTCCGACGAGTGGATTACCACCCGTACCGGCATCAAGTTCCGCCATATTGCAGACGAAGGCGAAAAAACCAGCGACCTCGCCGCCGAAGCATCGCGCCGCGCGCTGGTTGCTGCCGGTGTCACTGCCGATGAAATCGATTTGATTATCGTGGCGACCGCCACCCCCGATATGCAGTTCCCGTCCACCGCGACCATCGTCCAACAAAAGCTCGGTATAGCAAACGGTTGCCCCGCATTTGACGTACAGGCGGTCTGCGCGGGCTTTATGTACGCCCTGTCCACTGCCAACGCCTACATCAAAAGCGGCATGGCGAAAAAGGCTTTGGTCATCGGCGCGGAAACGTTCAGCCGCATCGTGGATTGGAACGACCGCACAACCTGCGTTTTGTTCGGCGACGGCGCAGGCGCAGTCGTGTTGGGCGCGTCTGACGAAGCGGGCATCATCCACAGCAAACTCAAAGCCGACGGCAACTACCTCGACCTGCTCAACGTACCCGGTCAAATCGCCAACGGACAAGTTTGCGGCTCGCCCTACATTACGATGGATGGGCCGGGCGTGTTCAAATTCGCAGTCAAAATGCTCGCAAAAATCGCCGACGAAGTCATCAGCGAAGCAGGTTATACCCCCGATCAAATCGACTGGCTCGTGCCGCACCAAGCCAATAAACGCATCATCGACTCCACCGCCAAACACTTGGGTCTGGACATGGAAAAAGTCATCCTGACCGTACAGGAACACGGCAACACATCCGCCGCGTCCATCCCGCTCGCGCTCGATGTCGGTATTCAAAACGGTCAAATCAAGCGCGGACAAAACCTGCTGCTCGAAGGCATAGGCGGAGGCTTCGCGTGGGGCGCGGTATTGGTGAAATACTGA